A single genomic interval of Cupriavidus sp. MP-37 harbors:
- the cobU gene encoding bifunctional adenosylcobinamide kinase/adenosylcobinamide-phosphate guanylyltransferase, which translates to MPGCGGYNTRMETPAIAPATAPAAQPRAAASGTGGRQLTLVLGGARSGKSHFAEQLATDHATLTGGPVTYIATARQDPAHADQELEVRIALHRARRPADWRLVEEPVHLADALYANARHDGCILVDCMTLWINNLLFPNGRSYPEHGVITPPAAFTEEIEALLNALPTLPGHVILVSNEIGFGVIPMGAITRFYVDELGRLNQKLAAAADCVRLLVAGIPVAVKGPDPAC; encoded by the coding sequence ATGCCCGGATGCGGCGGCTACAATACGCGGATGGAAACCCCGGCCATCGCACCTGCCACCGCACCTGCCGCACAGCCGCGCGCTGCCGCCAGCGGGACCGGCGGCCGCCAGCTGACGCTGGTGCTGGGCGGCGCACGTTCCGGCAAGAGCCACTTTGCCGAACAGCTCGCCACCGACCACGCCACCCTCACCGGCGGGCCGGTCACCTACATCGCCACCGCGCGCCAGGACCCGGCCCATGCCGACCAGGAACTGGAGGTCCGCATCGCGCTGCACCGCGCCCGCCGACCCGCCGACTGGCGCCTGGTGGAAGAGCCGGTGCACCTGGCCGATGCGCTCTATGCCAATGCGCGCCACGATGGCTGCATCCTGGTCGATTGCATGACGTTGTGGATCAACAACCTGCTGTTTCCCAACGGCCGCAGCTATCCCGAGCATGGCGTGATCACGCCGCCGGCGGCATTCACCGAAGAAATCGAGGCACTGCTCAACGCGCTGCCGACGCTGCCCGGCCACGTGATCCTGGTCTCGAACGAGATCGGCTTCGGCGTGATCCCGATGGGCGCCATCACCCGCTTCTATGTCGATGAACTGGGCCGCCTGAACCAGAAGCTGGCCGCCGCCGCCGACTGCGTGCGGCTGCTGGTGGCGGGCATCCCGGTTGCGGTAAAGGGCCCCGATCCCGCATGCTGA
- the cbiB gene encoding adenosylcobinamide-phosphate synthase CbiB: MLMLAWPACVAAAWIGALLDRWLGEPRRWHPLVGFGRIAAALERRLNPPPQRSGPWRQRLAGLAGWCLLVLAPAALAWWLVAAAARWHPLAALALHALALYAALGARSLHQHIAPIAGALGAADLPAARALTARIVSRDTADADAEALARAACESALENGNDAVFGALFWFLLGGAPAVIMFRLANTLDAMWGYRTPRLVYFGWAAARLDDALNLVPARLTALSYALLGATAQALRCWRTQAPAWSSPNAGPVMAAGAGAIGVQLGGPARYHGELEQRPPLGAGTAPQAAHVMACLRLVERTLWLWLALAGASALAVLMVSAPA, from the coding sequence ATGCTGATGCTGGCCTGGCCGGCATGCGTGGCAGCGGCATGGATCGGGGCACTGCTGGACCGCTGGCTGGGCGAGCCGCGCCGCTGGCATCCGCTGGTGGGCTTCGGCCGCATCGCGGCCGCATTGGAACGACGCCTCAACCCTCCCCCGCAACGTAGTGGACCATGGCGCCAGCGCCTTGCCGGGCTTGCCGGCTGGTGCCTGCTGGTGCTGGCCCCGGCCGCGCTGGCCTGGTGGCTGGTGGCCGCGGCGGCCCGCTGGCATCCGCTCGCCGCGCTGGCGCTGCATGCGCTGGCGCTGTACGCGGCGCTGGGCGCGCGCAGCCTGCACCAGCATATCGCCCCGATTGCCGGCGCACTGGGCGCGGCCGACCTGCCCGCCGCGCGCGCGCTGACCGCGCGCATCGTCTCGCGCGACACCGCCGATGCCGACGCCGAAGCGCTGGCCCGCGCCGCCTGCGAATCGGCGCTGGAAAACGGCAACGACGCGGTGTTCGGCGCGCTGTTCTGGTTCCTGCTCGGCGGCGCACCCGCCGTAATCATGTTCCGCCTGGCCAACACGCTCGATGCGATGTGGGGCTACCGCACCCCGCGGCTGGTGTATTTCGGCTGGGCCGCGGCGCGCCTCGACGATGCGCTCAACCTGGTGCCGGCGCGGCTGACCGCGCTGTCGTATGCACTGCTCGGCGCCACCGCGCAGGCGCTGCGCTGCTGGCGCACGCAGGCGCCGGCGTGGTCGAGTCCCAATGCCGGCCCGGTGATGGCCGCGGGTGCCGGCGCCATCGGCGTACAGCTTGGCGGCCCGGCGCGCTATCACGGTGAACTCGAGCAACGCCCGCCGCTGGGCGCCGGCACCGCGCCGCAGGCGGCGCATGTGATGGCCTGCCTGCGGCTGGTCGAGCGCACGCTATGGCTGTGGCTGGCACTGGCAGGCGCGAGCGCGCTGGCCGTGCTGATGGTGTCCGCACCGGCATGA
- the cobD gene encoding threonine-phosphate decarboxylase CobD — protein sequence MNTTVPPIRHGGDLLAAVRRYGRPAGDWLDLSTGINPDGYPVPALPAQVWQRLPQDDDGLAELAAAACGAPHALPVAGSQAAIRALPALLRPGRVGIAALGYSEYAPAFAAAGHTVVLLDEADFTRPDLADALDHLVVVNPNNPTARVLPAATLLRWHAALAARGGTLLVDEAFIDCLPGTSVAAHGSEPGLVVLRSIGKFYGLAGIRCGFVLAQPALLEALRARLGHWTVAGPAREVARRALADQAWQHATRDRLQACGARLAAVLDRHGLPPVMHPLFCWVPHRDAARLHHSLAQRGVWTRYFDAAGGCAPSLRLGLPPDRPQAWQRLDAALAAAA from the coding sequence ATGAACACCACCGTGCCCCCGATCCGCCATGGCGGCGACCTGCTCGCCGCGGTGCGCCGCTACGGCCGCCCGGCCGGCGACTGGCTCGACCTGTCCACCGGCATCAACCCCGACGGCTATCCGGTGCCGGCGCTGCCGGCGCAGGTGTGGCAGCGGCTGCCGCAGGACGACGATGGCCTGGCCGAGCTGGCCGCGGCGGCATGCGGCGCGCCCCATGCACTGCCGGTGGCCGGCTCGCAGGCGGCGATCCGCGCGCTGCCGGCGCTGCTGCGCCCGGGGCGCGTCGGCATCGCCGCGCTGGGGTACAGCGAATACGCGCCGGCGTTCGCCGCCGCGGGGCACACCGTGGTGCTGCTGGACGAAGCGGACTTCACGCGGCCTGATCTGGCCGACGCGCTCGATCATCTGGTCGTCGTCAACCCCAACAACCCGACCGCGCGCGTGCTGCCCGCCGCCACGCTGCTGCGCTGGCATGCCGCGCTGGCGGCGCGTGGCGGCACGCTGCTGGTCGACGAAGCCTTTATCGATTGCCTGCCCGGCACGTCCGTCGCCGCGCACGGGAGCGAGCCCGGGCTGGTGGTGCTGCGCTCGATCGGCAAGTTCTACGGCCTCGCCGGCATCCGCTGTGGCTTCGTGCTGGCGCAGCCGGCGCTGCTCGAGGCGCTGCGCGCGCGCCTGGGCCACTGGACCGTCGCCGGCCCCGCGCGCGAGGTGGCGCGCCGCGCGCTGGCCGACCAGGCGTGGCAGCACGCCACCCGTGACCGGCTGCAAGCGTGCGGCGCACGACTGGCCGCCGTGCTGGACCGCCACGGCCTGCCGCCCGTAATGCACCCGCTGTTCTGCTGGGTCCCGCATCGCGACGCCGCGCGGCTGCACCACAGCCTGGCGCAACGCGGCGTCTGGACCCGGTATTTCGATGCCGCCGGCGGCTGCGCGCCGAGCCTGCGCCTTGGCCTGCCGCCGGACCGGCCACAGGCCTGGCAGCGGCTGGACGCGGCGCTGGCGGCGGCTGCCTGA
- a CDS encoding autotransporter assembly complex family protein: MPQDTANTAAPAGRAATRPAARALGALRTLGVVLALAAGGAQAAYKVEVEAPKPIREMLEEHLDLARYKDRTDLSQDQFDYMVETVGEQVRAFTSTEGYFDPTTTTRVEGEGDQRVVHVMVDPGARTLIRNVDLQVTGPAATQSPEQVAEMKAKWGLPAGEPFRQDDWDKAKEDALVTLQSHTYYGARLAASQARVEPDELRADLSAHYVSGPAYRLGALKVTGTRRYPEQIIYNVNPLNEGEPYRVERLLELQRAIQNQPYFSNVQVDLEPPPDAEQAPDGVVTAPVTVRVREYPVHRLNSGVGFTTDTGAQVEGRYSYYNLFNRAWTFDSQARLEQKRSYLFAEAAMPPSRGAYRNSVYSSYERTIDIENTDTTSLRAGLKRARSREKYDVAMSLDFYYDKLLPVGQAGQISKALVPAFAWTRRDVDNPVFPRRGNVINTQIGVAAKNLLSDATFLRLYGRIRQYVPVGKRDLVVARLELGADLSGDSASQIPATLRFRAGGTDSIRGYSYQSIGTPSGASVLPAKYLATGSLEYQYWFKPDWGVAVFWDAGTAANDLRGVTIYNGVGVGVRWRTPVGPLQLDVGYGIQERQFRPHISLGVAF; encoded by the coding sequence ATGCCGCAAGACACCGCTAACACCGCTGCCCCGGCTGGCCGTGCCGCCACGCGCCCCGCCGCGCGCGCCCTGGGCGCGCTGCGGACGCTGGGCGTGGTGCTGGCACTGGCGGCGGGCGGGGCCCAGGCCGCCTACAAGGTCGAGGTCGAGGCGCCCAAGCCGATCCGCGAGATGCTCGAGGAGCACCTCGACCTGGCCCGCTACAAGGACCGGACCGACCTGTCGCAGGACCAGTTCGACTACATGGTCGAAACCGTCGGCGAGCAGGTGCGGGCCTTCACCTCCACCGAAGGCTATTTCGATCCCACCACCACCACCCGCGTCGAGGGCGAGGGCGACCAGCGCGTGGTCCACGTGATGGTCGACCCCGGCGCGCGCACGCTGATCCGCAACGTCGACCTGCAGGTGACCGGCCCGGCCGCGACCCAGTCGCCCGAGCAGGTGGCGGAGATGAAGGCCAAATGGGGCCTGCCCGCGGGCGAGCCGTTCCGCCAGGACGACTGGGACAAGGCCAAGGAAGACGCGCTGGTGACGCTGCAGAGCCACACCTACTACGGCGCGCGGCTGGCCGCGTCGCAGGCGCGGGTCGAGCCCGACGAACTGCGCGCGGACCTGTCGGCGCACTATGTCAGCGGCCCGGCCTACCGCCTGGGCGCGCTCAAGGTCACGGGCACGCGCCGCTACCCGGAACAGATCATCTATAACGTCAACCCGCTCAACGAGGGCGAGCCGTACCGGGTCGAGCGGCTGCTGGAGCTGCAGCGCGCGATCCAGAACCAGCCGTATTTCTCCAACGTGCAGGTCGACCTGGAGCCGCCGCCGGATGCCGAGCAGGCGCCCGACGGCGTGGTCACCGCGCCGGTGACGGTGCGCGTGCGCGAATATCCGGTGCACCGGCTCAACAGCGGTGTCGGCTTCACCACCGATACCGGGGCGCAGGTCGAAGGGCGCTATTCCTACTACAATCTGTTCAACCGCGCCTGGACCTTCGATTCGCAGGCGCGCCTCGAGCAGAAGCGCTCCTACCTGTTCGCCGAGGCGGCGATGCCGCCGTCGCGCGGTGCCTACCGCAACAGCGTCTACAGCAGCTACGAGCGCACCATCGACATCGAGAACACCGACACCACCAGCCTGCGCGCGGGCCTGAAGCGCGCGCGCTCGCGCGAGAAGTACGACGTCGCGATGTCGCTCGATTTCTACTACGACAAGCTGCTGCCGGTGGGCCAGGCCGGCCAGATCAGCAAGGCGCTGGTGCCGGCCTTTGCCTGGACCCGGCGCGATGTCGACAACCCGGTGTTCCCGCGCCGCGGCAACGTGATCAACACCCAGATCGGGGTGGCCGCCAAGAACCTGCTCAGCGATGCCACGTTCCTGCGGCTGTACGGCCGGATCCGCCAGTACGTGCCGGTGGGCAAGCGCGACCTGGTGGTGGCGCGGCTGGAGCTGGGCGCCGACCTGAGCGGCGACAGCGCCAGCCAGATCCCGGCGACGCTGCGCTTCCGCGCCGGCGGCACCGACTCGATCCGCGGCTACAGCTACCAGTCGATCGGCACGCCCAGCGGCGCCAGCGTGCTGCCGGCCAAGTACCTCGCCACCGGCAGCCTGGAGTACCAGTACTGGTTCAAGCCGGACTGGGGCGTGGCGGTGTTCTGGGACGCCGGCACCGCCGCCAACGACCTGCGCGGCGTGACCATCTACAACGGCGTGGGCGTCGGCGTGCGCTGGCGCACGCCGGTCGGCCCGCTGCAGCTCGACGTGGGCTATGGCATCCAGGAGCGGCAGTTCCGGCCGCATATCTCGCTGGGGGTGGCGTTCTGA
- a CDS encoding DUF3460 family protein, with product MALYESDITQFLKQLKQERPTLEAEQRDGRALLWDKAPIDLEERARAQASRVAQKPYVYSLDN from the coding sequence ATGGCCCTCTACGAATCCGATATCACCCAGTTCCTGAAGCAGCTCAAGCAAGAGCGCCCGACGCTGGAGGCCGAGCAGCGCGACGGCCGCGCCCTGCTGTGGGACAAGGCACCGATCGACCTCGAAGAGCGCGCCCGCGCCCAGGCTTCGCGCGTGGCGCAGAAGCCCTACGTCTACTCGCTGGACAACTGA
- the panC gene encoding pantoate--beta-alanine ligase translates to MKVISSIQELRDQLRGQNRAAFVPTMGNLHEGHLSLMRLARQHGDPVVASIFVNRLQFGPNEDFDKYPRTLQDDIEKLQSEGVYVLFAPSERDMYPVPQEYRVEPPHDLGDILEGEFRPGFFKGVCTVVMKLFSCAQPRVAVFGKKDYQQLMIVRQMVQQFALPIDIIPAETVRAEDGLALSSRNRYLSPDERAEAPVLYRTLHDVRDTVLGGDRASADLLAVEEKARASLEQRGWKPDYVSIRKRVNLQAPTREEFLAGEPLVILTAARLGATRLIDNLEI, encoded by the coding sequence ATGAAAGTCATTTCCTCCATCCAAGAGCTGCGGGACCAGTTGCGCGGCCAGAACCGCGCGGCCTTCGTCCCCACCATGGGCAACCTGCACGAAGGCCACCTGTCGCTGATGCGCCTGGCGCGCCAGCATGGCGACCCGGTGGTGGCATCCATCTTCGTCAACCGCCTGCAGTTCGGCCCGAACGAGGATTTCGACAAATACCCGCGCACGCTGCAGGACGACATCGAAAAACTGCAGAGCGAGGGCGTCTACGTGCTGTTTGCGCCTTCCGAGCGCGACATGTACCCGGTGCCGCAGGAATACCGCGTCGAGCCGCCGCACGACCTGGGCGACATCCTCGAAGGCGAATTCCGCCCCGGCTTCTTCAAGGGCGTGTGCACGGTGGTGATGAAGCTGTTCTCGTGCGCGCAGCCGCGCGTGGCGGTGTTCGGCAAGAAGGACTACCAGCAGCTGATGATCGTGCGCCAGATGGTGCAGCAGTTCGCGCTGCCGATCGACATCATTCCGGCCGAGACCGTGCGCGCCGAAGACGGCCTGGCGCTGTCGTCGCGCAACCGCTACCTGAGCCCGGACGAGCGCGCCGAGGCGCCGGTGCTGTACCGCACCCTGCACGACGTGCGCGACACCGTGCTGGGCGGCGACCGCGCCTCGGCCGACCTGCTGGCGGTGGAAGAGAAGGCCCGCGCGTCGCTGGAGCAGCGTGGCTGGAAGCCGGACTATGTGTCGATCCGCAAGCGGGTCAACCTGCAGGCACCGACGCGCGAGGAATTCCTCGCCGGCGAGCCGCTGGTGATCCTGACCGCGGCCAGGCTGGGCGCAACGCGGCTGATCGACAACCTGGAAATCTGA
- a CDS encoding PepSY domain-containing protein has protein sequence MVTGRPRVVLVKLHRYIGLSLGLLFVLMGLTGTAIAWRDELDAWLNPDLLVASAPMTAPLTPDTVQAVTERLAAPPYGKPNLLMLPTHADGVFIAWYPVKGPAGAVPGRSRQVMVDPVTLAVKGERVWGEAGLSRRLLLPTLFHLHRYLLSGDTGKTITGVAGMLLLLTTLAGVAAWWPKMKLRSVVQAFRITHGGSWSRFNYSLHRAGGILAAPVLAVIAFSGWYLNLPKWVTPIVAGVMTVTPPVKHVSAPAPAGSRPLEAGEIMAAAQAQYPQAQVTRIGFPRKPGDAFEIRLRQPGEVRQHTGATRLWLDAGSGARLGVRDPQQAPAGDTLLNWLFPLHTGEAFGLPGRVFITLFGLAPLAFAVTGTLIWWKRRRGHQRHVVKTAQRSGMRRA, from the coding sequence ATGGTCACCGGCCGCCCGCGCGTCGTCCTCGTCAAGCTGCATCGCTATATCGGCCTGAGCCTGGGCCTGCTGTTCGTCCTGATGGGACTGACCGGCACGGCCATCGCCTGGCGCGACGAGCTCGACGCCTGGCTCAATCCCGACCTGCTGGTGGCGTCCGCGCCGATGACCGCGCCGCTGACCCCGGACACGGTCCAGGCGGTGACCGAGCGGCTGGCGGCGCCTCCCTACGGCAAGCCCAACCTGCTGATGCTGCCGACCCATGCCGACGGGGTCTTTATCGCCTGGTATCCGGTCAAGGGGCCCGCGGGCGCGGTGCCCGGGCGTTCGCGCCAGGTGATGGTCGACCCGGTCACGCTGGCGGTGAAGGGCGAGCGCGTCTGGGGCGAGGCGGGGCTGTCGCGCCGCTTGCTGCTGCCCACGCTGTTCCACCTGCACCGCTACCTGTTGTCGGGCGATACCGGCAAGACCATCACCGGCGTGGCCGGCATGCTGCTGTTGCTGACCACGCTGGCCGGGGTGGCGGCGTGGTGGCCCAAGATGAAGCTGCGCTCGGTGGTGCAGGCGTTCCGCATCACGCATGGCGGCTCCTGGTCGCGCTTCAACTATTCGCTTCACCGCGCCGGCGGCATCCTGGCCGCGCCGGTGCTGGCCGTCATCGCGTTTTCCGGCTGGTACCTGAACCTGCCCAAGTGGGTGACGCCGATCGTGGCGGGGGTGATGACGGTGACGCCGCCGGTCAAGCACGTCTCGGCACCGGCGCCGGCGGGGTCGCGCCCGCTGGAAGCGGGCGAGATCATGGCCGCGGCGCAGGCGCAGTACCCGCAGGCGCAGGTCACGCGCATCGGCTTCCCGCGCAAGCCCGGCGACGCCTTCGAGATCCGGCTGCGCCAGCCCGGCGAGGTGCGCCAGCATACCGGCGCCACGCGGCTCTGGCTCGACGCCGGGAGCGGCGCGCGCCTGGGCGTGCGCGATCCGCAGCAGGCTCCCGCCGGCGACACGCTGCTGAACTGGCTGTTCCCGCTGCATACCGGCGAGGCCTTCGGCCTGCCGGGGCGGGTCTTTATCACGCTGTTCGGGCTGGCGCCGCTGGCGTTCGCGGTGACCGGCACGCTGATCTGGTGGAAGCGGCGGCGCGGCCACCAGCGCCATGTGGTCAAGACCGCGCAGCGCTCCGGCATGCGCCGGGCATGA
- a CDS encoding cobyric acid synthase: MQPVSPQFPSLGALRGTLMVQGTTSDAGKSTIVAGLCRVLARAGTRVVPFKPQNMALNSAVTADGGEIGRAQALQAQAARLAPHTDMNPVLLKPSSDTGAQVIIHGRARLDLDARAYHAYKPEAMKAVLASHGRLAQAHEVVLVEGAGSPAEVNLRARDIANMGFAEQVDCPVVLVADIDRGGVFAHLVGTLDCLSESERARVTGFIINRFRGDIGLLEPGLDWLVARTGKPVFGVLPYLHGLHLDAEDAIIGAQADAGRAAQRLRVIVPVLPRIANHTDFDALRAHPQVDLQFVGPGRPIPPADLVVLPGSKNVRGDLDFLRAQGWDAALARHLRYGGKLIGICGGMQMLGRQVHDPDGREGPAGSSAGLGWLDYETTLAADKQLRQVRGRLAPDAAGAPVRGYEIHLGVTTGKGLEQPALWLDRGDGAMRPDGARSADGQVLATYVHGLFDDPAGCQALLRWAGLEQAQAVDLDALREASIERLADTMAAHLDLAALLAPLRR, translated from the coding sequence ATGCAACCCGTCTCTCCGCAATTCCCGTCTCTGGGTGCCCTGCGCGGCACGTTGATGGTCCAGGGCACCACCTCCGATGCCGGCAAGAGCACCATCGTCGCCGGCCTGTGCCGGGTGCTGGCGCGCGCCGGCACGCGCGTGGTGCCGTTCAAGCCGCAGAACATGGCGCTCAACAGTGCCGTCACCGCCGACGGCGGCGAGATCGGCCGCGCCCAGGCGCTGCAGGCGCAGGCCGCGCGGCTGGCGCCGCATACCGACATGAACCCGGTGCTGCTCAAGCCCAGCAGCGACACCGGCGCCCAGGTCATCATCCACGGCCGCGCGCGGCTGGACCTGGACGCGCGCGCCTACCACGCCTACAAGCCCGAGGCGATGAAAGCCGTGCTGGCCTCGCACGGGCGCCTGGCGCAGGCTCACGAGGTGGTGCTGGTGGAGGGTGCCGGCAGCCCGGCCGAAGTCAACCTGCGCGCGCGCGACATCGCCAACATGGGGTTTGCCGAGCAGGTCGACTGCCCGGTGGTGCTGGTCGCCGACATCGACCGCGGCGGCGTGTTCGCCCACCTGGTGGGCACGCTCGACTGCCTGTCCGAGAGCGAGCGCGCGCGCGTGACCGGCTTCATCATCAACCGCTTCCGCGGCGATATCGGGCTGCTGGAACCGGGACTGGACTGGCTGGTGGCGCGTACCGGCAAGCCGGTGTTCGGCGTGCTGCCGTACCTGCACGGCCTGCACCTCGACGCCGAGGACGCCATCATCGGCGCGCAGGCCGATGCTGGCCGGGCCGCGCAGCGCCTGCGCGTGATCGTGCCGGTGCTGCCGCGCATCGCCAACCATACCGACTTCGACGCGCTGCGCGCGCATCCGCAGGTGGACCTGCAGTTTGTCGGCCCGGGCCGGCCGATCCCGCCCGCCGACCTGGTGGTGCTGCCAGGCAGCAAGAACGTGCGCGGCGACCTGGACTTCCTGCGTGCCCAGGGCTGGGACGCGGCGCTGGCGCGCCACCTGCGCTACGGCGGCAAGCTGATCGGGATCTGCGGCGGCATGCAGATGCTGGGGCGGCAGGTGCATGACCCCGATGGCCGCGAAGGCCCGGCCGGCAGCAGCGCTGGCCTCGGCTGGCTTGACTACGAAACCACGCTGGCCGCCGACAAGCAGCTGCGCCAGGTGCGCGGCCGGCTGGCGCCGGATGCGGCCGGCGCGCCGGTGCGCGGCTACGAGATCCACCTCGGCGTCACCACCGGCAAGGGCCTGGAACAGCCGGCCCTGTGGCTGGACCGCGGCGACGGCGCGATGCGGCCGGACGGCGCGCGCTCGGCCGACGGGCAGGTGCTGGCCACCTATGTCCACGGCCTGTTCGACGACCCCGCCGGCTGCCAGGCGCTGCTGCGCTGGGCCGGGCTGGAGCAGGCGCAAGCGGTCGATCTCGACGCGCTGCGCGAAGCGTCGATCGAGCGCCTGGCCGACACCATGGCCGCGCACCTGGACCTGGCGGCACTGCTGGCGCCGTTGCGGCGCTGA
- a CDS encoding ScpA family protein: MSAADQDKLPLPVELPAVAPAAAAGPAGPADMVDGMAFARLYGEPLFKLPQDLYIPPDALEIFLEAFEGPLDLLLYLIRKQNFNVLDIPMSQVTRQYLSYIEQIRKTNLELAAEYLLMAAMLIEIKSRMLLPVKKADSDEEAEDPRAELVRRLLEYEQMKLAAQRLDTVPQLGRDFLRSQVYIEQSLAPRFPDVETVDLQAAWADVLKRAKLNQHHKISREELSVREHMSQILRRLQHARFMEFSELFEDAVRSGKGVPVVVVNFIAMLELSRESLVEITQAEPFAPIYVRLAYSPS, encoded by the coding sequence ATGAGCGCAGCCGACCAGGACAAGCTGCCGCTGCCCGTGGAGCTGCCCGCCGTGGCGCCCGCTGCCGCCGCCGGCCCGGCCGGCCCCGCCGACATGGTCGACGGGATGGCGTTCGCGCGCCTGTACGGCGAGCCGCTGTTCAAGCTGCCGCAGGACCTCTACATCCCGCCGGACGCGCTCGAGATCTTCCTGGAAGCCTTCGAGGGCCCGCTGGACCTGCTGCTGTACCTGATCCGCAAGCAGAACTTCAACGTCCTCGACATCCCGATGTCGCAGGTGACGCGGCAGTACCTGTCGTATATCGAGCAGATCCGCAAGACCAACCTGGAGCTGGCGGCGGAATACCTGCTGATGGCGGCGATGCTGATCGAGATCAAGTCGCGCATGCTGCTGCCGGTCAAGAAGGCCGACAGCGACGAGGAGGCCGAGGATCCGCGCGCCGAGCTGGTGCGCCGCCTGCTGGAGTACGAGCAGATGAAGCTGGCCGCGCAGCGCCTCGATACGGTGCCGCAGCTGGGCCGCGACTTCCTGCGCTCGCAGGTCTATATCGAGCAGAGCCTGGCGCCGCGCTTTCCCGATGTGGAAACCGTCGACCTGCAGGCGGCCTGGGCCGACGTGCTCAAGCGCGCCAAGCTCAACCAGCACCACAAGATCTCGCGCGAGGAACTGTCGGTGCGCGAGCACATGAGCCAGATCCTGCGCCGGCTGCAACATGCGCGCTTCATGGAGTTCTCGGAGCTGTTCGAGGACGCGGTGCGCTCCGGCAAGGGCGTGCCGGTAGTGGTGGTGAATTTCATCGCCATGCTCGAGCTGTCGCGCGAATCGCTGGTGGAGATCACCCAGGCCGAGCCCTTCGCGCCGATTTATGTGCGATTGGCGTACAGCCCCAGCTGA